A window of the Cannabis sativa cultivar Pink pepper isolate KNU-18-1 chromosome X, ASM2916894v1, whole genome shotgun sequence genome harbors these coding sequences:
- the LOC115709967 gene encoding uncharacterized protein LOC115709967: protein MPSPAATTTTHPHLGFHRSLYSSAAQNLFLSLPFIPNFSKSNPRKVVTLCQKKPNRGKDGSITVKGKKENVWSVDNEMASKSKERTGRRRQRGRKVVRRRRSKNGRGVMVSGAMLIEVETVLQTQEPVIKPMWNTFTSSVSGIWKGVGAVFSPITAEMEPVEIGSKNENLFDFYTTSRIEAIPSSSLGKTSQIQRKINWVTLNPYGEVLEHSGDSDGAREGKEGGEDVSVSIGTMTKSGKYGVLPKFGSYDFEKCDVMEEDIMGNEPGLVYFEDGSYSRGPVDIPVADVDDSNYYLSPTFKFEQCLVKGCHKRLRIVHTIEFSNGGSDIQILRVAVYEEEWISPANTHDKSDMDFNAVPFSQRKRTQPSHLTGSWKVFEVNATPVFGEESVIEETNGSPYVYLCTETLKKRSLPESAIHFGEEEILDMQDVSMLWLPGGVTAYVDVNKDGTLCIGVGWYSDEGINLVMERDYGVDGKLKEVRCKSELKRRWSDPLPV from the exons ATGCCCTCACCGGCGGCCACTACCACAACCCACCCCCATCTTGGGTTTCATCGTTCTCTATACTCCTCAGCCGCACAGAATCTTTTTCTCTCCCTTCCTTTTATTCCCAATTTctccaaatcaaaccctagaaagGTCGTCACCCTGTGCCAGAAGAAACCCAACCGTGGGAAAGATGGTTCAATAACAGTAAAGGGCAAGAAGGAAAATGTCTGGAGCGTCGATAACGAGATGGCTTCGAAGAGCAAAGAGAGAACCGGTCGAAGGAGACAGAGGGGAAGGAAGGTGGTTAGGAGAAGGAGAAGCAAGAATGGTCGAGGTGTCATGGTCTCCGGAGCTATGCTAATCGAAGTCGAAACCGTTCTTCAGACTCAG GAACCTGTAATAAAACCGATGTGGAATACTTTCACTAGTAGTGTTAGCGGGATATGGAAGGGAGTTGGAGCAGTATTTTCACCCATCACTGCAGAGATGGAGCCAGTTGAGATTGGGAGTAAGAATGAAAACTTGTTCGATTTCTACACGACTTCTCGAATCGAGGCCATTCCATCCTCATCCTTAGGGAAGACATCTCAGATTCAGAGGAAGATAAATTGGGTGACTCTAAATCCTTATGGGGAGGTACTTGAGCATAGTGGTGATAGTGATGGAGCTAGAGAAGGCAAGGAGGGTGGTGAAGATGTATCTGTTTCCATAGGGACAATGACAAAGTCTGGTAAATATGGAGTTCTTCCAAAATTTGGGTCTTATGACTTTGAGAAATGTGATGTGATGGAAGAAGACATTATGGGAAATGAACCTGGACTTGTTTATTTTGAG GATGGATCTTATTCAAGGGGTCCTGTTGATATCCCAGTTGCTGATGTGGATGACTCAAACTATTACCTTTCACCAACTTTCAAGTTTGAACAA TGCTTGGTGAAAGGTTGCCACAAGAGACTACGGATTGTTCATACTATAGAATTCAGCAATGGTGGCTCAGACATACAAATATTGAGAGTTGCTGTTTATGAAGAAGAGTGGATTAGTCCTGCCAATACTCATGACAAAAG TGATATGGATTTCAATGCAGTACCATTCTCTCAGCGCAAACGAACTCAGCCATCACATCTAACGGGGTCCTGGAAGGTGTTTGAGGTCAATGCTACTCCAGTGTTCGGTGAGGAGTCAGTCATAGAGGAAACCAACGGCTCCCCATACGTCTATCTTTGCACAGAGACACTAAAGAAGCGGAGCTTGCCAGAGAGTGCTATCCATTTTGGAGAGGAAGAGATACTAGACATGCAGGATGTGAGCATGCTTTGGCTACCGGGTGGTGTCACTGCGTATGTAGACGTAAACAAGGATGGCACTCTTTGCATTGGAGTTGGGTGGTACTCAGATGAAGGAATCAACCTGGTTATGGAAAGGGATTATGGTGTAGATGGAAAGCTAAAGGAGGTTCGGTGTAAATCAGAACTGAAGAGGAGGTGGTCTGATCCACTCCctgtatga